In Idiomarina sp. PL1-037, a single genomic region encodes these proteins:
- the ggt gene encoding gamma-glutamyltransferase, whose product MAKLNIIASAALAFSCAATTLPSNASDRITGHHFATRSEAMAPTAMAATSQPLATQVALDIMQEGGNAIDAAIAANAVLGLVEPTGNGIGGDLYAIVWDAEARKLYGLNASGRSPQSLTLDYFKENGYESIPARGVLPLSVPGAVDGWFELHDRFGELGMEKILQPAINYAESGFPVTEVIAYYMKRNAEVLKDIPGFTDVFMRDGNVPEKGERFKNPDLANTYKMLANEGRDSFYKGDIAHTISDFVEKHGGFLSYEDLAQHTSTWVDPVSTNYRGYDLWELPPNTQGIAALQILNMLEQFDIKAMGYDSPEYIHHFVEAKKLAFEDRAKYYSDPAFNDVPVQGLIDKEYGKKRAQLINSEHAGRSYEPGNPPTEGDTIYLTTADKNGNMVSLIQSNYRGMGSGVTPTGLGFVLQNRGELFALDPNHRNVFEPGKRPFHTIIPAFVTKDGKPLMSYGVMGGATQPQMHAQILINLIDFGMNLQEAGDAPRILHTGSSQPTGSVMEDGGVVSLENGFSKHTRRELIKMGHTLQEAVGPYGGYQAIWKDHEEDVYIGASESRKDGHAAGY is encoded by the coding sequence ATGGCTAAATTAAACATTATTGCATCCGCCGCGCTCGCATTTTCCTGCGCGGCAACAACCTTACCCAGTAATGCCAGTGACCGTATTACCGGGCATCACTTTGCTACCCGCTCGGAAGCTATGGCGCCTACGGCAATGGCCGCAACAAGCCAGCCATTAGCCACGCAAGTTGCGTTAGATATTATGCAGGAAGGCGGTAATGCAATAGATGCCGCTATTGCAGCGAATGCGGTATTAGGTCTGGTCGAGCCAACCGGAAACGGCATTGGTGGCGACCTCTACGCCATTGTCTGGGATGCTGAGGCTAGGAAACTTTATGGCCTCAATGCCTCCGGCCGTTCTCCGCAAAGCTTAACGCTCGACTATTTTAAAGAAAACGGATATGAATCAATTCCTGCTCGCGGTGTACTGCCCTTATCCGTTCCCGGGGCAGTAGACGGCTGGTTTGAACTGCACGATCGCTTCGGTGAGTTAGGCATGGAGAAAATATTACAGCCAGCTATTAACTATGCTGAATCCGGTTTCCCAGTTACCGAAGTCATCGCTTATTACATGAAGCGTAACGCCGAAGTACTAAAAGATATCCCCGGCTTTACCGATGTCTTTATGCGTGACGGTAATGTACCGGAAAAAGGAGAGCGATTTAAAAACCCGGATCTGGCCAATACTTACAAAATGCTCGCCAACGAGGGCCGTGACAGCTTTTATAAAGGTGACATTGCTCACACCATTAGTGATTTCGTGGAGAAACATGGCGGCTTTCTTTCCTACGAAGACTTAGCTCAGCATACATCAACCTGGGTCGATCCTGTCTCGACTAACTACCGCGGATACGATTTATGGGAATTACCGCCTAACACCCAGGGAATTGCCGCACTTCAAATTTTAAACATGCTTGAACAGTTTGATATCAAAGCAATGGGTTACGACAGCCCGGAGTACATCCATCATTTTGTTGAAGCCAAGAAGCTCGCTTTTGAAGACCGTGCTAAATACTATTCGGATCCGGCGTTCAATGATGTACCTGTTCAAGGCCTTATTGACAAAGAATACGGCAAAAAGCGTGCACAGTTGATTAATTCTGAGCACGCTGGGCGCTCTTATGAGCCGGGTAACCCTCCCACAGAGGGCGACACTATTTATCTGACCACTGCCGATAAAAACGGCAATATGGTGTCACTGATTCAAAGTAACTATCGCGGCATGGGTTCAGGCGTTACTCCAACCGGTTTAGGGTTCGTTCTGCAAAACCGGGGAGAGCTTTTTGCGCTAGACCCAAACCACCGTAACGTATTTGAACCAGGTAAACGCCCTTTTCACACCATTATCCCGGCCTTCGTCACTAAAGACGGTAAGCCTCTTATGAGCTACGGGGTTATGGGTGGTGCAACTCAACCACAAATGCATGCACAAATTCTTATCAATCTCATTGATTTTGGCATGAACTTGCAAGAAGCCGGTGACGCGCCGCGTATTCTGCATACCGGTTCAAGTCAGCCAACCGGGTCGGTAATGGAAGATGGCGGTGTTGTGAGCCTCGAGAACGGTTTCTCTAAACACACTCGCCGTGAGCTGATAAAAATGGGGCACACACTGCAGGAAGCCGTGGGTCCATATGGTGGTTATCAGGCTATCTGGAAAGACCATGAAGAAGATGTCTATATTGGGGCTTCGGAAAGCCGTAAAGATGGGCACGCTGCGGGTTATTAA
- the putP gene encoding sodium/proline symporter PutP: METGTLISLALYFIVMLGIGLYAYKKSTDSVSGYMLGGRGLGPAVTALSAGASDMSGWMLMGLPGAIYVSGVSQLWIAVGLVIGAFLNYVIVAPRLRTYTEVANDSITIPDYFANRFNDKGRRLRIFSSVVIIIFFTLYTSASLVAGGKLFDSSFGMDYTTGLWVTAGVVCAYTLFGGFLAVSMTDFVQGCIMFVALVLVPIVAFAELGGYSSVVGQVGDINPDFLQFFKDGETGEMLGFLGIVSLLAWGLGYFGQPHIIVRFMAIRSVSDVKAARRIGVSWMTVSIIGAMATGFVGISYVSETQMSLPDAETIFIIFSQFLFHPLIGGFLLAAILAAIMSTISSQLLVSSSSLTEDFYKAFLRKDASQKELVFVGRLSVLAVSLVAIWLAWNPENTILSLVSNAWAGFGAAFGPVVILSLFWKRMNRNGALAGMLAGAITVLFWIYGPTFGGEHLSAYVYEIVPGFILSTLAVIVFSKMTAEPEQELQDKFVEMESVIDDYYHGDKKG, encoded by the coding sequence GTGGAAACAGGTACTCTGATATCACTAGCGCTGTACTTTATTGTCATGCTAGGTATTGGGCTTTATGCCTATAAAAAGTCTACCGACTCGGTTTCAGGCTACATGCTTGGAGGACGAGGCTTAGGCCCTGCAGTTACAGCATTATCAGCAGGTGCATCTGATATGAGTGGCTGGATGTTGATGGGCTTACCCGGTGCAATTTACGTCTCTGGCGTGTCACAGTTGTGGATTGCAGTGGGTCTGGTCATTGGTGCATTCTTAAACTATGTCATTGTGGCACCCCGCCTCAGAACCTACACCGAAGTTGCTAACGACTCAATTACGATACCCGACTACTTTGCTAATCGATTTAACGATAAAGGTCGTCGCCTGCGTATCTTTTCTTCAGTCGTTATTATCATCTTCTTCACCTTGTACACTTCAGCCAGCTTAGTTGCGGGAGGAAAGCTGTTCGACAGTTCCTTCGGCATGGACTACACCACAGGTCTCTGGGTCACGGCTGGTGTCGTTTGTGCCTATACCCTGTTCGGCGGTTTTTTGGCAGTGAGTATGACGGACTTCGTGCAGGGCTGCATCATGTTCGTTGCCCTGGTCCTGGTTCCAATCGTCGCCTTTGCTGAACTTGGTGGATACAGCAGTGTTGTAGGTCAGGTTGGAGACATTAATCCAGACTTCCTGCAATTCTTTAAAGATGGCGAAACGGGTGAAATGCTAGGGTTTCTTGGTATCGTTTCATTGCTCGCCTGGGGGCTTGGTTACTTTGGCCAACCACACATTATCGTGCGTTTCATGGCAATTCGCTCAGTAAGCGATGTCAAAGCCGCTCGTCGTATCGGTGTTTCATGGATGACGGTTTCTATCATTGGTGCCATGGCAACAGGTTTTGTCGGTATTTCTTACGTCTCTGAGACGCAGATGAGTCTCCCCGATGCTGAAACTATTTTCATTATCTTTTCTCAGTTCCTGTTCCACCCTTTAATTGGTGGTTTCCTGCTGGCCGCTATACTCGCAGCAATTATGAGTACTATCTCCTCTCAACTGCTGGTTAGCTCAAGCTCTTTAACCGAAGACTTCTATAAAGCCTTCCTGCGTAAAGATGCAAGTCAAAAAGAGCTGGTTTTTGTTGGACGTCTGTCTGTTCTGGCTGTCTCGTTGGTCGCCATCTGGCTGGCATGGAACCCGGAAAATACCATTCTGAGTCTGGTCAGTAACGCCTGGGCTGGCTTCGGCGCAGCATTCGGCCCCGTTGTTATTCTAAGCCTATTCTGGAAGCGTATGAACCGCAACGGCGCATTGGCAGGGATGTTAGCCGGTGCCATAACAGTGTTGTTCTGGATTTACGGACCAACCTTTGGTGGCGAGCACCTTTCAGCTTACGTTTATGAAATAGTACCTGGATTTATCCTGTCTACTCTGGCAGTCATCGTCTTCAGCAAAATGACTGCTGAACCAGAGCAAGAGCTTCAGGATAAATTTGTTGAAATGGAAAGTGTCATTGATGATTACTACCATGGTGACAAAAAAGGTTAA
- a CDS encoding ATP-binding cassette domain-containing protein, producing the protein MSHLLEVQNLGKTYRSRKGWPWTPKSVAIEPLSFTLEAGEILAVMGETGSGKSTLAQIIGGVDTATSGDILLNGQKLHSNNFPQLCNNIRMIFQDSENSLNAHLNIGKQLEEPLLFNTQLTAAERQERVNLTLQRVGMLREHWEFYPHMLSSGQKQRVCIARAIILEPQIVVADEALVALDPSIRAQIINLMLDLQKDMGISYILVTHSPQIVKHIADKILILYRGKMIAFDKTDIVLKDTQQTYVQQLLHEHLKHNIQYNSDRSAKIAD; encoded by the coding sequence ATGAGTCACTTACTGGAAGTCCAAAACCTAGGCAAAACCTACCGCTCCCGAAAAGGCTGGCCATGGACTCCTAAATCGGTAGCAATAGAACCTTTGTCCTTCACCCTTGAAGCCGGAGAAATATTGGCTGTAATGGGCGAGACAGGTTCCGGTAAGTCGACCCTGGCACAAATTATTGGTGGTGTAGATACCGCAACCAGTGGCGACATTCTGCTTAATGGTCAGAAGCTCCATAGCAATAACTTTCCGCAGCTATGCAACAACATTCGAATGATATTTCAGGACAGTGAAAATTCCCTGAATGCGCATCTCAACATAGGTAAACAACTGGAGGAACCTCTGTTATTTAATACCCAGTTAACGGCTGCCGAGCGCCAGGAACGGGTCAATTTGACTTTGCAACGCGTTGGCATGCTACGCGAACACTGGGAATTTTACCCTCATATGCTGTCCAGTGGGCAAAAGCAACGAGTCTGTATTGCGCGTGCCATTATTCTGGAGCCGCAGATTGTTGTCGCTGACGAGGCTCTGGTCGCACTTGACCCATCAATTAGAGCTCAAATCATCAACCTAATGCTTGATCTACAGAAAGATATGGGCATTTCTTATATTTTAGTGACACATTCGCCACAAATCGTGAAACATATTGCCGATAAGATCTTAATTTTATATCGTGGTAAAATGATCGCGTTTGATAAAACAGACATAGTACTAAAAGACACGCAGCAAACTTACGTTCAACAATTGCTGCACGAACATTTAAAACATAACATTCAATATAACAGCGACAGAAGCGCTAAGATCGCTGACTAA